In the Diprion similis isolate iyDipSimi1 chromosome 2, iyDipSimi1.1, whole genome shotgun sequence genome, one interval contains:
- the LOC124414273 gene encoding neuroglian isoform X2: MGRLILCSIAPLALTILQVSALITIPDGTTVQSPPRMVKQPPTDELLFQVAVAKFNENDRPFIIECEATGEPEPRYRWEKNGKRFEWQAYDNRISQQNGRGTLVISSPRDEDLGQYQCMAENEWGTAISNSVFVRKAELNSFKDGPPRTQSANEGDPIKLTCQPPDGWPKPKVDWLIQYTSSGIKSINNSRMTLDPEGNLWFSNVTRNDASDDFYYTCAATSVFKNEYKLGDRILLNVLSSGASSNNNKHEPVKQYVSRKNEVALLGKKIVMYCIYGGTPLPQTVWNKDGQVLQANGRITQGNYGKSLIIKHVSFADAGTYTCDVSNGVGDAKSYSINLKVEAIPYFTHEPEIENKAEGETAIFRCEASGVPKPQIKWIHNGKPIEEAPPNPRRKVTDNMIIIEKLVKKDTGNYGCNATNSLGYVYKDVYVNVLAIAPQITQPPFNEATVDGKTIRITCRVFGAPKPEVKWIRNGIELTGGRYITLESGDLEIDNVNFLDAGTYTCYASNKFGHDKASGNLVVKEHTTITDEPEDYEVAAGSTATFRCNAVTDSSLTLTIDWLRNGEELDFDKEQRFIRSTDYSLTITKTTELDSAIYTCVARTELDETKAQATLTVQDVPNAPRLEGVQCRKDEANVHWVPMGDNRTPILRYTIQSNTSFTPDTWEVAKDDVPATEQTHVVPMTPWANYTFRVLAWNKIGVSLPSSRSEVCTTQPDVPYKNPDNVEGKGTDPQNIVITWTVMPQIEHNAPKFMYRVFYKRDITGEEWTTEDVLDWKVHRLQIDNQPTYQRYKIKVVAINEEGECRQQPTEVIGYSGEDVPQQAPGNFTLVKIKGSTSAILSWNAVSDESIRGEFKGYKIQTWTDRDGEEGMREIHVKNDTTKTLVSKFVPYSKNYVRILAYNGRYNGPSSEILNFDTPEGLPGTVQALDGFPLGSSALYLVWKKPERPNGILIGYKIYYHVVDGTSVGPLLERKPHVTNPEVTRVKLAGLEPNTKYRIHIRAITKAGEGEDYYIERTTGSALRSAPEVPHFTWDRIPTDNGLATIRVTWLPSREGNPGSHFYVKYKLKGETIDARTLDEINSDSTEIRGLLREKVYVMSVVAMDGDFWAESLPQEVDTSGEGPYIQPNETVATAGWFIGMMLAIAFLLLLLIIVCVIKRNRGGKYAVHERELAAGRGDYPEEGGGFHEYSQPLDTKSAGGRASLASSSHQDGKHPESDTDSMAEYGEGDTEGMNEDGSFIGQYGRQKKQEPNAQAFATLV; encoded by the exons ATGGGGCGTCTTATACTGTGCTCAATTGCACCCCTGGCACTGACTATTCTACAGGTGTCTGCGCTGA TCACAATACCGGATGGTACAACAG taCAATCACCGCCAAGAATGGTCAAACAGCCACCAACAGATGAGCTGCTCTTTCAAGTCGCAGTCGCAAAGTTCAATGAAAACGACAGACCGTTTATTATAGAATGTGAAGCTACAGGAGAACCCGAGCCCAG ATATCGTTGGGAGAAAAACGGTAAACGTTTTGAGTGGCAAGCGTACGACAATCGAATTTCACAGCAGAATGGTAGAGGAACTTTGGTAATATCGTCTCCACGAGATGAGGACTTGGGCCAGTACCAATGTATGGCAGAGAACGAGTGGGGAACTGCGATCTCTAATTCGGTATTTGTGCGGAAAGCAGAGCTAAACTCATTCAAGGACGGACCGCCAAGGACACAAAGTGCAAACGAAGGAGATCCCATTAAATTGACTTGCCAACCTCCAGATGGGTGGCCAAAACCAAAAGTCGATTGGCTTATACAGTATACGAGCAGTGGAATAAAGTCTATCAACAACTCCAGAATGACTCTGGACCCTGAGGGAAATCTGTGGTTCAGTAATGTGACTAGAAATGATGCTTCGGATGACTTTTATTACACTTGTGCAGCTACCTCTGTCTTTAAGAACGAATACAAACTGGGTGATCGTATTTTGCTCAATGTTTTGTCAAGCGGGGCATCATCAAACAACAATAAACACGAACCTGTAAAGCAATATGTTTCGAGGAAGAACGAAGTCGCTTTGCTaggcaaaaaaattgtaatgtaCTGCATATATGGTGGTACACCTCTACCACAAACAGTGTGGAATAAAGACGGTCAAGTACTGCAAGCAAACGGCCGAATAACGCAAGGGAATTATGGAAAGTCATTAATCATAAAACATGTGAGCTTTGCGGACGCGGGAACATATACTTGCGACGTATCCAACGGAGTAGGCGACGCGAAATCATATTCAATAAATCTCAAAGTCGAAGCTATCCCCTATTTCACTCATGAGCCAGAGATTGAAAATAAGGCGGAAGGTGAGACAGCAATCTTCAGGTGCGAAGCTAGTGGTGTTCCCAAGCCTCAGATCAAGTGGATCCACAACGGAAAGCCTATTGAGGAGGCACCGCCTAATCCAAGGAGAAAAGTAACTGACAATATGATCATCATTGAGAAATTGGTCAAGAAGGACACTGGAAACTATGGGTGCAACGCGACAAACTCACTGGGTTACGTTTACAAAGACGTTTATGTCAATGTCCTTGCTATAGCACCACAAATTACCCAGCCACCGTTTAATGAGGCGACCGTCGATGGGAAAACTATTCGAATTACGTGCCGTGTTTTTGGTGCTCCTAAGCCTGAAGTTAAATGGATCAGAAACGGCATAGAACTCACTGGAGGTAGATACATAACACTGGAATCTGGAGACCTCGAAATAGATAATGTTAACTTCCTTGATGCTGGGACTTATACATGTTACGCATCCAACAAATTTGGCCATGACAAAGCCTCTGGTAATCTTGTTGTGAAAGAACACACGACCATCACTGATGAACCTGAAGATTACGAAGTCGCTGCCGGATCTACAGCAACATTCAG ATGTAACGCTGTGACAGATTCAAGTTTGACACTGACCATTGACTGGCTGAGAAATGGAGAGGAGCTAGATTTCGACAAGGAGCAAAGGTTTATTAGGAGCACCGATTATTCATTGACTATTACAAAGACGACAGAATTAGATTCTGCAATATACACGTGTGTTGCTCGCACAGAGCTAGATGAAACAAAAGCTCAAGCAACATTGACAGTTCAAGATGTGCCAAACGCACCTCGTTTAGAGGGAGTACAGTGCAGAAAAGACGAAGCCAATGTCCATTGGGTCCCTATGGGTGACAACAGAACTCCCATCCTGCGATACACCATCCAATCCAACACCAGTTTTACACCTGATACATGGGAGGTTGCTAAGGACGATGTTCCGGCCACAGAGCAAACCCACGTCGTCCCAATGACGCCGTGGGCGAATTACACATTCCGTGTTTTAGCATGGAATAAAATAG GGGTGTCGTTACCATCATCACGAAGCGAGGTTTGCACCACTCAGCCAGATGTACCTTATAAGAATCCAGACAATGTTGAAGGCAAGGGAACGGACCCGCAGAACATTGTCATTACGTGGACCGTGATGCCTCAGATAGAGCACAATGCGCCAAAGTTCATGTACCGAGTGTTCTATAAGCGCGATATAACGGGTGAAGAATGGACAACTGAAGATGTATTAGACTGGAAAGTACACCGGCTTCAGATCGATAATCAGCCAACCTATCAGCGATATAAGATCAAAGTCGTGGCTATTAATGAGGAAGGAGAGTGTAGACAACAGCCAACTGAGGTCATAGGCTACTCAGGCGAAGACG TACCACAGCAAGCACCTGGGAACTTTACCTTGGTTAAAATAAAGGGAAGTACGAGTGCTATTCTTTCCTGGAACGCTGTTTCTGACGAGTCCATTAGGGGAGAGTTCAAAggatataaaattcaaacatgGACCGACAGAGATGGCGAAGAAGGGATGCGCGAAATTCATGTAAAGAATGATACAACCAAGACTCTCGTTTCCAAATTTGTTCCATACAGCAAAAACTACGTTAGGATTCTTGCGTATAATGGCAG aTACAATGGTCCGTCTTCAGAGATACTGAACTTTGACACACCTGAAGGACTTCCAGGCACGGTTCAGGCTTTGGATGGCTTTCCTTTGGGATCTAGTGCATTATATTTGGTCTGGAAAAAACCAGAAAGACCTAACGGCATTCTCATTGGATATAAAATTTACTATCATGTTGTTGACGGTACAAGCGTTGGGCCTTTGTTAGAGAGAAAACCACACGTTACAAACCCAGAAGTGACCAGAGTCAAACTGGCTGGATTAGAACCAAATACTAAGTACAGGATTCACATTCGGGCCATTACCAAGGCTGGGGAGGGTGAAGA CTATTACATAGAGCGTACGACGGGTAGTGCACTGCGATCTGCTCCAGAGGTGCCACACTTCACATGGGACCGTATACCCACAGACAACGGGCTTGCAACCATTAGAGTTACTTGGCTTCCAAGTCGAGAAGGAAATCCAGGCAGTCACTTCTATGTTAAATACAAGCTCAAGGGAGAGACTATTGATGCCAGAACGCTGGACGAAATCAACAGCGACAGCACAGAG ATACGAGGCCttttgagagaaaaagtttatgTTATGTCTGTTGTCGCCATGGATGGAGATTTCTGGGCAGAAAGTTTGCCACAGGAAGTTGATACCAGCGGAGAAGGTCCGTATATTCAACCCAACGAAACCGTTGCCACTGCCGGATGGTTCATAG GAATGATGCTGGCTATTGCATTCCTATTGCTACTGCTGATAATCGTGTGTGTAATAAAACGTAATCGAGGTGGAAAATATGCCGTACACGAGAGAGAACTGGCGGCAGGTCGTGGCGATTATCCCGAAGAGGGTGGCGGTTTTCATGAATATTCACAGCCCCTAGATACTAAGTCTGCAGGAGGTCGTGCCTCGCTCGCTTCTTCCTCGCACCAGGACGGAAAACATCCGGAGTCTGACACCGACTCGATGGCCGAATACGGAGAAGGAGATACGG AGGGTATGAACGAGGATGGGTCTTTCATAGGTCAATATGGCCGCCAAAAGAAGCAGGAACCTAATGCACAAGCGTTTGCTACGCTAGTTTGA
- the LOC124414273 gene encoding neuroglian isoform X1, which yields MGRLILCSIAPLALTILQVSALITIPDGTTVQSPPRMVKQPPTDELLFQVAVAKFNENDRPFIIECEATGEPEPRYRWEKNGKRFEWQAYDNRISQQNGRGTLVISSPRDEDLGQYQCMAENEWGTAISNSVFVRKAELNSFKDGPPRTQSANEGDPIKLTCQPPDGWPKPKVDWLIQYTSSGIKSINNSRMTLDPEGNLWFSNVTRNDASDDFYYTCAATSVFKNEYKLGDRILLNVLSSGASSNNNKHEPVKQYVSRKNEVALLGKKIVMYCIYGGTPLPQTVWNKDGQVLQANGRITQGNYGKSLIIKHVSFADAGTYTCDVSNGVGDAKSYSINLKVEAIPYFTHEPEIENKAEGETAIFRCEASGVPKPQIKWIHNGKPIEEAPPNPRRKVTDNMIIIEKLVKKDTGNYGCNATNSLGYVYKDVYVNVLAIAPQITQPPFNEATVDGKTIRITCRVFGAPKPEVKWIRNGIELTGGRYITLESGDLEIDNVNFLDAGTYTCYASNKFGHDKASGNLVVKEHTTITDEPEDYEVAAGSTATFRCNAVTDSSLTLTIDWLRNGEELDFDKEQRFIRSTDYSLTITKTTELDSAIYTCVARTELDETKAQATLTVQDVPNAPRLEGVQCRKDEANVHWVPMGDNRTPILRYTIQSNTSFTPDTWEVAKDDVPATEQTHVVPMTPWANYTFRVLAWNKIGVSLPSSRSEVCTTQPDVPYKNPDNVEGKGTDPQNIVITWTVMPQIEHNAPKFMYRVFYKRDITGEEWTTEDVLDWKVHRLQIDNQPTYQRYKIKVVAINEEGECRQQPTEVIGYSGEDVPQQAPGNFTLVKIKGSTSAILSWNAVSDESIRGEFKGYKIQTWTDRDGEEGMREIHVKNDTTKTLVSKFVPYSKNYVRILAYNGRYNGPSSEILNFDTPEGLPGTVQALDGFPLGSSALYLVWKKPERPNGILIGYKIYYHVVDGTSVGPLLERKPHVTNPEVTRVKLAGLEPNTKYRIHIRAITKAGEGEDYYIERTTGSALRSAPEVPHFTWDRIPTDNGLATIRVTWLPSREGNPGSHFYVKYKLKGETIDARTLDEINSDSTEIRGLLREKVYVMSVVAMDGDFWAESLPQEVDTSGEGPYIQPNETVATAGWFIGMMLAIAFLLLLLIIVCVIKRNRGGKYAVHERELAAGRGDYPEEGGGFHEYSQPLDTKSAGGRASLASSSHQDGKHPESDTDSMAEYGEGDTGRFTEDGSFIGQYGPKGRPEETPPIPTGTMATYV from the exons ATGGGGCGTCTTATACTGTGCTCAATTGCACCCCTGGCACTGACTATTCTACAGGTGTCTGCGCTGA TCACAATACCGGATGGTACAACAG taCAATCACCGCCAAGAATGGTCAAACAGCCACCAACAGATGAGCTGCTCTTTCAAGTCGCAGTCGCAAAGTTCAATGAAAACGACAGACCGTTTATTATAGAATGTGAAGCTACAGGAGAACCCGAGCCCAG ATATCGTTGGGAGAAAAACGGTAAACGTTTTGAGTGGCAAGCGTACGACAATCGAATTTCACAGCAGAATGGTAGAGGAACTTTGGTAATATCGTCTCCACGAGATGAGGACTTGGGCCAGTACCAATGTATGGCAGAGAACGAGTGGGGAACTGCGATCTCTAATTCGGTATTTGTGCGGAAAGCAGAGCTAAACTCATTCAAGGACGGACCGCCAAGGACACAAAGTGCAAACGAAGGAGATCCCATTAAATTGACTTGCCAACCTCCAGATGGGTGGCCAAAACCAAAAGTCGATTGGCTTATACAGTATACGAGCAGTGGAATAAAGTCTATCAACAACTCCAGAATGACTCTGGACCCTGAGGGAAATCTGTGGTTCAGTAATGTGACTAGAAATGATGCTTCGGATGACTTTTATTACACTTGTGCAGCTACCTCTGTCTTTAAGAACGAATACAAACTGGGTGATCGTATTTTGCTCAATGTTTTGTCAAGCGGGGCATCATCAAACAACAATAAACACGAACCTGTAAAGCAATATGTTTCGAGGAAGAACGAAGTCGCTTTGCTaggcaaaaaaattgtaatgtaCTGCATATATGGTGGTACACCTCTACCACAAACAGTGTGGAATAAAGACGGTCAAGTACTGCAAGCAAACGGCCGAATAACGCAAGGGAATTATGGAAAGTCATTAATCATAAAACATGTGAGCTTTGCGGACGCGGGAACATATACTTGCGACGTATCCAACGGAGTAGGCGACGCGAAATCATATTCAATAAATCTCAAAGTCGAAGCTATCCCCTATTTCACTCATGAGCCAGAGATTGAAAATAAGGCGGAAGGTGAGACAGCAATCTTCAGGTGCGAAGCTAGTGGTGTTCCCAAGCCTCAGATCAAGTGGATCCACAACGGAAAGCCTATTGAGGAGGCACCGCCTAATCCAAGGAGAAAAGTAACTGACAATATGATCATCATTGAGAAATTGGTCAAGAAGGACACTGGAAACTATGGGTGCAACGCGACAAACTCACTGGGTTACGTTTACAAAGACGTTTATGTCAATGTCCTTGCTATAGCACCACAAATTACCCAGCCACCGTTTAATGAGGCGACCGTCGATGGGAAAACTATTCGAATTACGTGCCGTGTTTTTGGTGCTCCTAAGCCTGAAGTTAAATGGATCAGAAACGGCATAGAACTCACTGGAGGTAGATACATAACACTGGAATCTGGAGACCTCGAAATAGATAATGTTAACTTCCTTGATGCTGGGACTTATACATGTTACGCATCCAACAAATTTGGCCATGACAAAGCCTCTGGTAATCTTGTTGTGAAAGAACACACGACCATCACTGATGAACCTGAAGATTACGAAGTCGCTGCCGGATCTACAGCAACATTCAG ATGTAACGCTGTGACAGATTCAAGTTTGACACTGACCATTGACTGGCTGAGAAATGGAGAGGAGCTAGATTTCGACAAGGAGCAAAGGTTTATTAGGAGCACCGATTATTCATTGACTATTACAAAGACGACAGAATTAGATTCTGCAATATACACGTGTGTTGCTCGCACAGAGCTAGATGAAACAAAAGCTCAAGCAACATTGACAGTTCAAGATGTGCCAAACGCACCTCGTTTAGAGGGAGTACAGTGCAGAAAAGACGAAGCCAATGTCCATTGGGTCCCTATGGGTGACAACAGAACTCCCATCCTGCGATACACCATCCAATCCAACACCAGTTTTACACCTGATACATGGGAGGTTGCTAAGGACGATGTTCCGGCCACAGAGCAAACCCACGTCGTCCCAATGACGCCGTGGGCGAATTACACATTCCGTGTTTTAGCATGGAATAAAATAG GGGTGTCGTTACCATCATCACGAAGCGAGGTTTGCACCACTCAGCCAGATGTACCTTATAAGAATCCAGACAATGTTGAAGGCAAGGGAACGGACCCGCAGAACATTGTCATTACGTGGACCGTGATGCCTCAGATAGAGCACAATGCGCCAAAGTTCATGTACCGAGTGTTCTATAAGCGCGATATAACGGGTGAAGAATGGACAACTGAAGATGTATTAGACTGGAAAGTACACCGGCTTCAGATCGATAATCAGCCAACCTATCAGCGATATAAGATCAAAGTCGTGGCTATTAATGAGGAAGGAGAGTGTAGACAACAGCCAACTGAGGTCATAGGCTACTCAGGCGAAGACG TACCACAGCAAGCACCTGGGAACTTTACCTTGGTTAAAATAAAGGGAAGTACGAGTGCTATTCTTTCCTGGAACGCTGTTTCTGACGAGTCCATTAGGGGAGAGTTCAAAggatataaaattcaaacatgGACCGACAGAGATGGCGAAGAAGGGATGCGCGAAATTCATGTAAAGAATGATACAACCAAGACTCTCGTTTCCAAATTTGTTCCATACAGCAAAAACTACGTTAGGATTCTTGCGTATAATGGCAG aTACAATGGTCCGTCTTCAGAGATACTGAACTTTGACACACCTGAAGGACTTCCAGGCACGGTTCAGGCTTTGGATGGCTTTCCTTTGGGATCTAGTGCATTATATTTGGTCTGGAAAAAACCAGAAAGACCTAACGGCATTCTCATTGGATATAAAATTTACTATCATGTTGTTGACGGTACAAGCGTTGGGCCTTTGTTAGAGAGAAAACCACACGTTACAAACCCAGAAGTGACCAGAGTCAAACTGGCTGGATTAGAACCAAATACTAAGTACAGGATTCACATTCGGGCCATTACCAAGGCTGGGGAGGGTGAAGA CTATTACATAGAGCGTACGACGGGTAGTGCACTGCGATCTGCTCCAGAGGTGCCACACTTCACATGGGACCGTATACCCACAGACAACGGGCTTGCAACCATTAGAGTTACTTGGCTTCCAAGTCGAGAAGGAAATCCAGGCAGTCACTTCTATGTTAAATACAAGCTCAAGGGAGAGACTATTGATGCCAGAACGCTGGACGAAATCAACAGCGACAGCACAGAG ATACGAGGCCttttgagagaaaaagtttatgTTATGTCTGTTGTCGCCATGGATGGAGATTTCTGGGCAGAAAGTTTGCCACAGGAAGTTGATACCAGCGGAGAAGGTCCGTATATTCAACCCAACGAAACCGTTGCCACTGCCGGATGGTTCATAG GAATGATGCTGGCTATTGCATTCCTATTGCTACTGCTGATAATCGTGTGTGTAATAAAACGTAATCGAGGTGGAAAATATGCCGTACACGAGAGAGAACTGGCGGCAGGTCGTGGCGATTATCCCGAAGAGGGTGGCGGTTTTCATGAATATTCACAGCCCCTAGATACTAAGTCTGCAGGAGGTCGTGCCTCGCTCGCTTCTTCCTCGCACCAGGACGGAAAACATCCGGAGTCTGACACCGACTCGATGGCCGAATACGGAGAAGGAGATACGG GGCGTTTCACCGAAGATGGATCATTCATTGGTCAATATGGACCAAAGGGTAGGCCTGAAGAAACACCCCCCATCCCAACAGGCACCATGGCCACGTATGTCTAA